ATGTTAATAAAAGGTCGTTCAATTCCTGAAGATCCGGCAAAATTTTATGTGGTTATAGAAGGCTGGGTAAAAGATTATGCGTTAAACCCGCAAGCGCTGACTACTATAGATATTGAATTGGAATATTTTAACAGCGGGTCATCCAAATCCCTTTTATTGATTTTCCGCGATTTGTCAGAGGTCTGCAACAACGGCCATAAACTGGTTATCAACTGGTA
This DNA window, taken from Bacteroidota bacterium, encodes the following:
- a CDS encoding DUF1987 domain-containing protein, coding for MDIKDFYLEGTKNTPEIQFRCNGNMLIKGRSIPEDPAKFYVVIEGWVKDYALNPQALTTIDIELEYFNSGSSKSLLLIFRDLSEVCNNGHKLVINWYYEEGDDDILERGEYYASLVNAKFNFIEVKQA